Proteins encoded in a region of the Streptomyces violaceoruber genome:
- a CDS encoding GlxA family transcriptional regulator encodes MARRTGRTGRTVLVLLFDGVQSLDVTGPVEVFAGAEQHTPGTYRIRTASLDGAPVRTSSGLHLVPDQALGTGPQPDTLVVPGGRGTRNPDPRLTEWLRRHGTGARRLVSVCTGAILLARAGLLDGRRVTTHWAYSDRLARDHPAVEVDPDPIYIRDGNVATSAGVTSGIDLALALVEEDLGRDVALTVARHLVVFLRRPGNQAQFSAQLAAQTARREPLRELQHWITEHPGDDLSVESLAARASLSPRHFARAFQAETGTTPGRYVDRVRLEHARRLLEDTGDGVEEVSRASGYGTPEAMRRAFVKALGTSPAEYRRRFRPAPVS; translated from the coding sequence ATGGCGCGACGAACCGGCCGAACGGGCCGAACCGTTCTGGTCCTCCTCTTCGACGGGGTCCAGAGCCTCGATGTCACCGGTCCCGTGGAGGTCTTCGCGGGCGCCGAGCAGCACACGCCGGGGACCTACCGCATCCGCACGGCGTCGCTGGACGGTGCTCCCGTGCGCACTTCCAGCGGTCTGCACCTCGTACCCGACCAGGCGCTCGGCACCGGGCCGCAGCCGGACACCCTGGTGGTCCCCGGCGGCCGGGGCACCCGCAACCCCGACCCGCGCCTGACCGAGTGGCTGCGCCGGCACGGAACGGGCGCCCGGCGCCTGGTCTCCGTCTGCACCGGGGCGATCCTGCTGGCCCGGGCGGGACTGCTGGACGGCCGCCGCGTCACCACCCACTGGGCCTACAGCGACCGGCTCGCCCGGGACCACCCGGCCGTGGAGGTGGACCCTGATCCGATCTACATCCGGGACGGGAACGTGGCCACGTCGGCCGGTGTCACCTCCGGCATCGACCTCGCGCTCGCGCTGGTGGAGGAGGACCTGGGCCGGGACGTCGCGCTGACCGTCGCCCGGCACCTGGTGGTGTTCCTGCGCCGGCCCGGGAACCAGGCCCAGTTCAGCGCCCAGCTCGCCGCCCAGACCGCCCGACGCGAGCCGCTGCGGGAGCTGCAGCACTGGATCACCGAGCACCCCGGCGACGACCTGAGCGTCGAGTCCCTCGCCGCCCGCGCCAGCCTCTCCCCGCGCCACTTCGCCCGCGCCTTCCAGGCGGAGACCGGCACGACGCCGGGCCGCTACGTCGACCGGGTCCGTCTGGAGCACGCCCGCCGGCTCCTGGAGGACACCGGCGACGGAGTCGAGGAGGTCTCCCGCGCCAGCGGCTACGGCACGCCGGAGGCCATGCGCCGTGCCTTCGTCAAGGCGCTCGGCACCTCACCGGCGGAGTACCGCCGCCGGTTCCGGCCCGCGCCGGTCTCCTGA
- a CDS encoding ATP-binding protein, whose protein sequence is MDETGPAGPLPYEGVWRFTAPAVDASVPQARHAVRDLLVRQGVPVSDDVTQTLLLIVSELVTNAVRHAAVLSPVLAVEVAVGPEWVRVAVEDDHPYRPTALETDHGRTGGRGLLLVRETTREAGGACDVAHTASGGKVIWAALPLKHAPR, encoded by the coding sequence ATGGACGAGACCGGGCCCGCCGGGCCGCTGCCGTACGAAGGCGTCTGGCGGTTCACCGCCCCCGCCGTGGACGCCTCGGTCCCGCAGGCCCGGCACGCCGTGCGCGACCTGCTGGTGCGCCAGGGCGTGCCGGTCTCCGACGACGTGACGCAGACCCTGCTGCTGATCGTCTCGGAACTGGTCACGAACGCGGTCCGGCACGCGGCGGTGCTCTCCCCGGTGCTCGCCGTGGAGGTCGCCGTCGGGCCCGAGTGGGTGCGGGTGGCCGTGGAGGACGACCACCCCTACCGCCCTACCGCCCTGGAGACCGACCACGGCCGCACCGGTGGGCGCGGCCTGCTCCTGGTCCGCGAGACGACCCGCGAGGCGGGCGGGGCCTGCGACGTGGCCCACACCGCGAGCGGCGGCAAGGTGATCTGGGCGGCCCTGCCGCTCAAGCACGCCCCGCGCTAG
- the idi gene encoding isopentenyl-diphosphate Delta-isomerase — protein sequence MPITPATATPSSSNGTAEAILLELVDENGVTIGTAEKLSAHQPPGRLHRAFSVFLFDERGRLLIQQRALGKYHSPGVWSNTCCGHPYPGEAPFAAAARRTFEELGVSPSLLAEAGTVRYNHPDPASGLVEQEYNHLFVGLVQAELRPDPEEVAGTAFVSPAELTERHAQDTFSAWFMTVLDAARPAVRELTGTSAGW from the coding sequence ATGCCGATCACTCCTGCCACCGCGACGCCCAGCTCGTCGAACGGCACCGCAGAAGCCATTTTGCTGGAACTGGTCGACGAGAACGGCGTGACGATCGGCACCGCGGAGAAGCTCTCCGCGCACCAGCCGCCGGGGCGGCTGCACCGCGCCTTCTCCGTGTTCCTCTTCGACGAGCGGGGGCGGCTGCTGATCCAGCAGCGGGCGCTGGGCAAGTACCACTCCCCCGGCGTGTGGTCCAACACCTGCTGCGGTCACCCCTACCCCGGCGAGGCGCCGTTCGCGGCGGCGGCCCGGCGGACGTTCGAGGAGCTGGGGGTGTCGCCCTCCCTGCTCGCCGAGGCCGGCACGGTGCGCTACAACCATCCCGACCCGGCCTCCGGGCTGGTCGAGCAGGAGTACAACCACCTCTTCGTCGGTCTGGTGCAGGCCGAGCTGCGCCCGGACCCGGAGGAAGTGGCGGGGACTGCCTTCGTGTCCCCGGCCGAGCTGACCGAGCGGCACGCGCAGGACACCTTCTCGGCGTGGTTCATGACGGTGCTGGACGCGGCCCGGCCGGCCGTCCGCGAACTGACGGGCACGTCCGCGGGCTGGTGA
- a CDS encoding enoyl-CoA hydratase/isomerase family protein encodes MEPQLLHRVADSVATVVVHHPAKRNAMTTAMWRALPRVLDGLAADPGVRALVLTGEGATFCAGADISALRESAEEAQGLAVRAEEALAAFPRPTLAAIRGHCVGGGAQLAAACDLRFAEETALFGVTPAKLGVVYPASATRRLVALTGPATAKYLLFGGELIDAARALRTGLVDEVLPEGGLGKRVAEFTRVLVSRSLLTQAAAKEFAAGRTDRDAHWAAQARGSGDTAEGVAAFLERRQPRFGWNGPSSG; translated from the coding sequence ATGGAGCCGCAGCTGCTGCACCGGGTCGCCGACTCGGTCGCCACCGTCGTCGTCCACCACCCGGCCAAGCGCAACGCCATGACGACCGCGATGTGGCGGGCGCTGCCCCGCGTCCTCGACGGCCTGGCCGCCGATCCCGGGGTGCGGGCGCTGGTGCTCACCGGCGAGGGCGCGACGTTCTGCGCCGGGGCCGACATCTCGGCCCTGCGCGAGTCGGCCGAGGAGGCGCAGGGTCTGGCGGTGCGGGCCGAGGAGGCCCTCGCCGCGTTTCCCAGACCGACGCTCGCGGCGATCAGGGGACACTGCGTGGGCGGCGGGGCGCAGTTGGCGGCGGCGTGCGACCTGCGGTTCGCCGAGGAGACGGCGCTGTTCGGCGTGACCCCGGCCAAGCTGGGGGTCGTGTATCCGGCCTCCGCGACCCGGCGGCTGGTGGCCCTGACCGGGCCCGCCACCGCGAAGTACCTGCTGTTCGGCGGCGAGTTGATCGACGCCGCGCGGGCACTGCGCACCGGCCTGGTGGACGAGGTGCTGCCGGAGGGCGGGCTCGGCAAGCGGGTGGCGGAGTTCACCCGGGTGCTGGTGTCGCGTTCCCTGCTGACGCAGGCCGCGGCGAAGGAGTTCGCCGCCGGACGCACGGACCGGGACGCCCACTGGGCCGCCCAGGCGCGGGGCAGCGGCGACACCGCGGAGGGGGTCGCCGCCTTCCTGGAGCGCAGGCAGCCGCGATTCGGCTGGAACGGGCCTAGTTCAGGATGA
- a CDS encoding DJ-1/PfpI family protein, with translation MRTAIVLFDRFTALDAVGPYETMSRIPGAETVFVAERTGPVRNDTGSLALTADRTLADVPDPDVVVVPGGPGQDAQMGNETLLDWLRAADAASTWTTSVCSGSLLLAAAGLLSGRRATSHWLALDLLKQYGAEPTGERVVTDGKYVTAAGVSSGIDMGLTLVGRIAGDEHAQAVQLLTEYDPQPPYDAGSPDKAPAYLVEEFRTRNRFILN, from the coding sequence GTGCGCACAGCCATCGTTCTCTTCGACCGCTTCACCGCCCTCGACGCCGTGGGCCCGTACGAGACCATGAGCCGCATTCCGGGCGCCGAGACCGTGTTCGTCGCCGAGCGGACCGGGCCGGTCCGCAACGACACGGGGAGCCTGGCGCTCACCGCCGACCGGACCCTGGCGGACGTGCCGGACCCGGACGTGGTCGTCGTGCCGGGCGGCCCCGGGCAGGACGCGCAGATGGGCAACGAGACCCTGCTGGACTGGCTCCGCGCCGCCGACGCCGCCAGTACCTGGACCACCTCGGTCTGCTCCGGCTCGCTGCTGCTCGCCGCCGCGGGACTGCTGAGCGGCCGCCGCGCCACCTCGCACTGGCTGGCCCTGGACCTCCTGAAGCAGTACGGCGCCGAGCCGACCGGGGAGCGCGTCGTCACCGACGGCAAGTACGTCACCGCGGCCGGCGTCTCCTCGGGCATCGACATGGGCCTCACCCTGGTCGGCCGGATCGCCGGCGACGAGCACGCCCAGGCGGTCCAGTTGCTCACCGAGTACGACCCGCAGCCGCCCTACGACGCCGGGTCCCCGGACAAGGCGCCCGCGTACCTCGTCGAGGAGTTCCGCACGCGGAACCGGTTCATCCTGAACTAG
- a CDS encoding DUF5941 domain-containing protein, producing the protein MPTAILTGQPVPGSSIESELRSLGFDVHLAAGAAETETLLARVPGEERVAVVDARFVGHPHALRLGLTDPRFPLAAIPGAVTAQPAARQTLTRAMARENSTGGGTAVDVDSLADRITAALDADGAGVHRPELGSLVAAVPADPQARNEARQAVAAVDDEAVRLKSAVKARDGFVTTHFISPYSRYIARWCARRGLTPNQVTTASLITALIAAGCAATGTRGGFVAAGVLLIASFVLDCTDGQLARYSLQYSTLGAWLDATFDRAKEYAYYAGLALGAARGGDDVWALALGAMVLQTCRHVVDFSFNEANHDASANTSPTAALSDKLDSVGWTVWLRRMIVLPIGERWAMIAVLTALTTPRITFYALLIGCAFAATYTTAGRVLRSLTRKATRTDRAAKALADLADSGPLAEAGAKGLRTAARRLPGFATPAVALLGGAAVVATAALTDFGGPWPLVAALGYVLTSALAVARPLKGALDWLVPPFFRAAEYLTVLFLAAKADVNGALPAAFGLVAAVAYHHYDTVYRIRGDAGAPPQWLVRTVGGHEGRTLVITLLAVLLTAAQFKVALTVLAVVVALVVLVESIRFWVAAHQVGAPAVHDEGEPA; encoded by the coding sequence TTGCCGACCGCCATCCTCACCGGTCAGCCGGTCCCGGGTTCGTCGATCGAGAGCGAGCTGCGGTCCCTGGGCTTCGACGTGCACCTCGCGGCCGGGGCCGCGGAGACCGAGACCCTCCTCGCCCGGGTCCCCGGCGAGGAGCGGGTCGCCGTCGTCGACGCTCGTTTCGTGGGCCACCCGCACGCGCTGCGCCTCGGCCTCACCGACCCCCGCTTCCCGCTCGCCGCGATCCCGGGCGCGGTGACCGCCCAGCCGGCCGCCCGCCAGACGCTGACCCGCGCGATGGCCCGCGAGAATTCCACGGGCGGCGGCACCGCCGTGGACGTCGACAGCCTCGCCGACCGGATCACCGCCGCCCTCGACGCCGACGGCGCCGGGGTGCACCGGCCCGAACTCGGCAGCCTCGTGGCCGCCGTTCCCGCCGACCCGCAGGCCCGCAACGAGGCGCGGCAGGCCGTCGCCGCCGTCGACGACGAGGCCGTACGCCTGAAGTCGGCGGTCAAGGCCCGCGACGGCTTCGTCACCACCCACTTCATCAGCCCCTACTCCCGCTACATCGCCCGCTGGTGCGCGCGCCGCGGCCTGACCCCCAACCAGGTCACCACCGCCTCGCTGATCACCGCGCTCATAGCGGCCGGCTGCGCGGCCACCGGCACCCGCGGCGGCTTCGTCGCCGCCGGCGTCCTGCTCATCGCCTCCTTCGTCCTCGACTGCACCGACGGACAGCTCGCCCGGTACTCCCTCCAGTACTCCACGCTCGGTGCCTGGCTCGACGCCACCTTCGACCGGGCCAAGGAGTACGCCTACTACGCGGGCCTCGCCCTCGGAGCGGCCCGCGGCGGCGACGACGTGTGGGCCCTGGCCCTCGGCGCGATGGTGCTCCAGACCTGCCGGCACGTCGTCGACTTCTCCTTCAACGAGGCCAATCACGACGCCTCGGCCAACACCAGCCCCACCGCCGCCCTCTCCGACAAGCTCGACAGCGTCGGCTGGACGGTGTGGCTGCGCCGCATGATCGTGCTGCCCATCGGCGAACGCTGGGCCATGATCGCCGTCCTGACCGCGCTCACCACGCCCCGGATCACCTTCTACGCGCTGCTGATCGGCTGCGCGTTCGCCGCGACGTACACCACCGCGGGCCGTGTCCTGCGCTCGCTGACCCGCAAGGCCACCCGCACCGACCGGGCCGCGAAGGCGCTGGCCGACCTGGCCGACTCCGGTCCGCTCGCCGAGGCCGGCGCCAAGGGCCTGCGCACCGCCGCCCGCCGGCTGCCCGGCTTCGCCACCCCCGCCGTCGCCCTCCTCGGCGGTGCCGCCGTCGTCGCCACCGCCGCGCTCACCGACTTCGGCGGTCCCTGGCCGCTCGTCGCCGCGCTCGGGTACGTGCTGACCTCCGCGCTCGCCGTCGCCCGCCCCCTCAAGGGCGCCCTCGACTGGCTGGTCCCCCCGTTCTTCCGGGCCGCCGAGTACCTCACCGTCCTGTTCCTGGCCGCGAAGGCCGACGTGAACGGGGCCCTTCCGGCGGCTTTCGGGCTGGTGGCCGCGGTCGCCTACCATCACTACGACACGGTCTACCGCATCCGTGGCGACGCGGGCGCACCGCCGCAGTGGCTGGTGCGGACGGTCGGGGGGCACGAGGGCCGCACGCTGGTGATCACCCTGCTGGCCGTGCTCCTTACCGCCGCACAGTTCAAGGTCGCGCTCACGGTCCTCGCCGTGGTTGTGGCACTCGTGGTGCTCGTCGAGAGCATCCGCTTCTGGGTCGCCGCCCACCAGGTCGGCGCACCCGCCGTACACGACGAAGGAGAACCCGCATGA
- a CDS encoding cation diffusion facilitator family transporter, with translation MGAGHDHGHAHGGHAGGTATAAYRGRLRVALSITLTVMVVEIVGGLVADSLALIADAAHMATDALGLGMALLAVHFASRPPSDRRTFGYARAEILAALANCLLLLGVGGYVLYEAIDRFVTPADTAAGPTVVFGAIGLVANMVSLSLLMRGQKESLNVRGAFLEVAADALGSLAVIVSALVILATGWQPADPIASLLIGLMIVPRTLRLLRETLDVLLEAAPKGVDIAEVRAHILALDGVEDVHDLHAWTITSGMPVLSAHVVVDGEALSAIGHEKMLHELQGCLGDHFDVEHCTFQLEPSGHAEHEARLCR, from the coding sequence ATGGGGGCTGGGCACGACCACGGGCACGCGCACGGGGGGCACGCCGGCGGGACGGCGACCGCCGCGTACCGGGGCAGGCTGCGCGTGGCGCTGTCGATCACCCTCACCGTCATGGTCGTCGAGATCGTCGGCGGTCTGGTCGCCGACTCCCTCGCCCTGATCGCCGACGCCGCGCACATGGCGACCGATGCCCTGGGCCTCGGCATGGCCCTGCTGGCCGTGCACTTCGCGAGCCGACCGCCGAGCGACCGGCGCACCTTCGGCTACGCCCGCGCCGAGATCCTCGCCGCCCTGGCCAACTGCCTGCTGCTGCTCGGGGTCGGCGGTTACGTCCTGTACGAGGCGATCGACCGGTTCGTCACGCCGGCCGACACCGCGGCCGGCCCGACCGTCGTCTTCGGCGCGATCGGTCTGGTGGCGAACATGGTGTCGCTGTCGCTGCTGATGCGCGGCCAGAAGGAGAGCCTGAACGTGCGGGGCGCCTTCCTGGAGGTGGCGGCCGACGCGCTGGGCTCCCTGGCGGTGATCGTCTCGGCGCTGGTGATCCTGGCCACCGGCTGGCAGCCCGCCGACCCGATCGCGTCGCTGCTGATCGGTCTGATGATCGTGCCGCGAACCTTGCGGTTGCTGCGCGAGACCCTGGACGTGCTGCTCGAGGCGGCTCCCAAGGGCGTGGACATCGCGGAGGTGCGCGCCCACATACTGGCCCTCGACGGGGTCGAGGACGTGCACGACCTGCACGCCTGGACCATCACCTCCGGCATGCCCGTGCTGTCGGCGCACGTGGTGGTGGACGGCGAAGCGCTGAGCGCGATCGGCCACGAGAAGATGCTCCACGAGTTGCAGGGCTGTCTGGGCGACCACTTCGACGTGGAGCACTGCACGTTCCAGCTGGAGCCCAGCGGTCACGCGGAGCACGAGGCGCGACTGTGCCGCTGA
- a CDS encoding CDP-alcohol phosphatidyltransferase family protein: MSRPSVAELRPVVHPAGVKDRRSGEHWAGRLYMREVSLRIDRYLVNTRITPNQLTYLMTVCGVLAAPALLVPGIWGAVLGVVAVQLYLLLDCVDGEIARWRKQYSLGGVYLDRVGAYLTDAAVLVGLGLRAADIWGTGRIDWLWAFLGTLAALGAILIKAETDLVGVARHQNGMPPVKEAASEIRSSGMALARRAAGALKFHRLILGIEATLLILVLAIVDQARGDLFFTRLGTAVLAGIALLQTLLHLVSILASSRLK, translated from the coding sequence ATGTCAAGGCCATCGGTAGCTGAACTACGCCCGGTCGTCCATCCCGCGGGAGTCAAGGACCGGCGCAGCGGTGAGCACTGGGCGGGACGCCTCTACATGCGCGAGGTCTCGCTGCGGATCGACCGCTATCTGGTGAACACCAGGATCACGCCCAACCAGCTCACGTACCTGATGACCGTCTGCGGCGTGCTGGCGGCCCCGGCGCTGCTCGTGCCGGGCATCTGGGGCGCCGTGCTCGGCGTGGTCGCGGTCCAGCTGTACCTGCTCCTCGACTGCGTGGACGGCGAGATCGCGCGCTGGCGCAAGCAGTACTCGCTCGGCGGGGTCTACCTGGACCGCGTCGGCGCCTACCTGACCGACGCCGCGGTCCTGGTCGGCCTCGGCCTGCGCGCCGCCGACATCTGGGGCACCGGCCGGATCGACTGGCTGTGGGCCTTCCTCGGCACCCTGGCCGCGCTCGGCGCGATCCTGATCAAGGCGGAGACGGACCTGGTGGGCGTCGCCCGGCACCAGAACGGGATGCCGCCGGTCAAGGAGGCCGCCTCCGAGATCCGCTCCTCCGGCATGGCGCTGGCCCGCCGGGCCGCCGGTGCGCTCAAGTTCCACCGGCTGATCCTCGGCATCGAGGCGACCCTGCTGATCCTGGTCCTCGCGATCGTCGACCAGGCGCGCGGCGACCTGTTCTTCACCCGCCTCGGCACCGCCGTGCTCGCCGGCATCGCGCTGCTGCAGACCCTGCTGCACCTGGTGTCCATCCTCGCCTCCAGCAGGCTGAAGTGA
- a CDS encoding phosphocholine cytidylyltransferase family protein encodes MIGLVLAAGAGRRLRPYTDTLPKALVPVGPEGAEDSITVLDLTLANFAEVGLTEVGIIVGYRKEAVYDRQAELEQKYGVKLTLIDNDKAEEWNNAYSLWCGRDALKDGVILANGDTVHPVSVEKTLLAARGDGKKIILALDTVKNLADEEMKVVVDPDKGVQRITKLMDPADATGEYIGVTLIEGEAAAELADALKTTFERDPQLYYEDGYQELVNRGFKVDVAPIGDVKWVEIDNHDDLAKGREIACQY; translated from the coding sequence ATGATCGGCCTCGTGCTGGCGGCCGGCGCCGGACGCCGTCTGCGCCCCTACACCGACACCCTGCCCAAGGCACTGGTCCCGGTCGGCCCCGAGGGCGCGGAGGACAGCATCACGGTCCTCGACCTGACGCTGGCGAACTTCGCCGAGGTCGGTCTGACGGAGGTCGGGATCATCGTCGGCTACCGCAAGGAGGCCGTGTACGACCGTCAGGCGGAGCTGGAGCAGAAGTACGGCGTCAAGCTCACCCTCATCGACAACGACAAGGCCGAGGAGTGGAACAACGCCTACTCCCTGTGGTGCGGCCGTGACGCCCTCAAGGACGGCGTGATCCTCGCCAACGGCGACACCGTGCACCCGGTCTCCGTCGAGAAGACCCTGCTCGCCGCCCGTGGCGACGGCAAGAAGATCATCCTCGCCCTCGACACGGTGAAGAACCTCGCCGACGAGGAGATGAAGGTCGTCGTCGACCCCGACAAGGGCGTGCAGCGCATCACCAAGCTGATGGACCCGGCCGACGCGACCGGCGAGTACATCGGCGTCACCCTCATCGAGGGCGAGGCCGCCGCGGAGCTGGCCGACGCGCTGAAGACCACCTTCGAGCGCGACCCGCAGCTCTACTACGAGGACGGCTACCAGGAGCTGGTCAACCGCGGCTTCAAGGTCGACGTGGCGCCGATCGGCGACGTCAAGTGGGTCGAGATCGACAACCACGACGACCTCGCCAAGGGCAGGGAGATCGCGTGCCAGTACTGA
- a CDS encoding SCO6745 family protein translates to MTTAAIDARAGRRCHNALNSLHSTHYFSPDLGRELGGLGVTEAPAVNFAARAAALGPVGAGAVTAAFYNYKHELVARHVPAVWEKVTPEQALAARLRAVDATLRRLLGEEAVASAGMAEAAELALRAAEGCTRSGRPLYSAHADLPAPDAPHLALWHAATLLREHRGDGHLATLMTAGLDGLEALVTHTATGKGMAPKWIFTTRGWTQEEWDAAAGRLRERGLVDAAGGLTEEGTALREGIERETDRLDTAPYAHLGAEDVARLTELASGFARTALGAGAFPADLLARR, encoded by the coding sequence ATGACAACTGCCGCCATCGACGCACGCGCGGGCCGCCGCTGCCACAACGCGCTCAACTCACTGCACTCGACGCACTACTTCTCCCCCGACCTGGGCCGGGAACTGGGCGGCCTCGGGGTCACGGAGGCCCCGGCCGTCAACTTCGCGGCCCGCGCCGCCGCGCTGGGTCCGGTCGGCGCCGGTGCCGTGACGGCGGCGTTCTACAACTACAAGCACGAACTCGTCGCCCGGCACGTGCCCGCCGTGTGGGAGAAGGTCACGCCGGAGCAGGCCCTGGCGGCCCGGCTGCGCGCCGTCGACGCGACGCTGCGCCGGCTGCTGGGCGAGGAGGCCGTGGCGTCGGCCGGGATGGCGGAGGCGGCCGAGCTGGCCCTGCGCGCCGCCGAGGGCTGCACGCGCAGTGGCCGCCCGCTCTACTCGGCCCACGCCGACCTGCCGGCGCCCGACGCGCCGCACCTGGCGCTCTGGCACGCGGCGACGCTGCTGCGCGAGCACCGCGGCGACGGTCACCTCGCCACGCTGATGACCGCGGGTCTGGACGGCCTGGAAGCGCTGGTGACGCACACGGCGACCGGCAAGGGCATGGCACCGAAGTGGATCTTCACCACCCGGGGCTGGACCCAGGAGGAGTGGGACGCGGCCGCGGGCCGACTGCGCGAGCGCGGGCTGGTCGACGCGGCCGGCGGGCTGACCGAGGAGGGCACGGCCCTGCGCGAGGGCATCGAGCGGGAGACGGACCGGCTGGACACGGCCCCGTACGCGCACCTGGGCGCGGAGGACGTGGCGCGCCTGACGGAACTCGCGTCGGGCTTCGCGCGAACGGCGCTCGGTGCGGGCGCCTTCCCGGCGGATCTGCTCGCCAGGCGCTGA
- a CDS encoding LPFR motif small protein, with product MFRAIADVLRQIGGAIATVVTLPFRALARLFGGASSSTRSRRV from the coding sequence GTGTTCCGTGCCATCGCAGACGTTCTGCGCCAGATCGGTGGAGCGATCGCCACCGTGGTGACGCTTCCCTTCCGGGCCCTGGCCCGGCTCTTCGGCGGGGCCTCGTCCTCCACCCGGAGCCGCAGGGTCTGA
- a CDS encoding iron-containing alcohol dehydrogenase family protein yields the protein MPVLTRLIPSPVVVDIRAGALDDLGCVLADERISHSGKLAVAVSGGSGARLRDRVAPSLPGADWFEVGGGTLDDAIKLAGAMKGGHYDAVVGLGGGKIIDCAKFAAARIGLPLVAVPTNLAHDGLCSPVATLDNDAGRGSYGVPNPIAVVIDLDVIRAAPARFVRAGIGDAVSNVSAIADWELANRVKGEKIDGLAAAMARQAGEAVLRHPGGIGDNDFLQVLAEALVLSGIAMSVSGDSRPSSGACHEINHAFDLLFPERAAAHGEQCGLGAAFAMYLRGAHEESANMARVLRRHGLPVLPEEIGFTPEEFFRAVEFAPQTRPGRYTILEHLDLTTDQIKDLYADYVKAIGS from the coding sequence GTGCCAGTACTGACGAGGCTCATCCCGTCGCCGGTCGTCGTGGACATCCGCGCGGGTGCCCTCGACGACCTGGGATGCGTACTCGCCGACGAGCGCATCTCCCACTCGGGCAAGCTCGCCGTCGCCGTCAGCGGCGGCTCCGGCGCCCGGCTGCGCGACCGCGTCGCCCCGTCCCTGCCCGGCGCCGACTGGTTCGAGGTCGGCGGCGGCACCCTGGACGACGCGATCAAGCTGGCCGGCGCCATGAAGGGCGGCCACTACGACGCGGTCGTCGGCCTCGGCGGCGGCAAGATCATCGACTGCGCCAAGTTCGCGGCCGCGCGCATCGGCCTTCCGCTGGTCGCCGTGCCCACCAACCTCGCGCACGACGGGCTGTGCTCCCCGGTCGCCACCCTCGACAACGACGCGGGCCGCGGCTCCTACGGTGTGCCGAACCCGATCGCCGTCGTCATCGACCTGGACGTCATCCGCGCGGCACCGGCCCGCTTCGTACGCGCCGGCATCGGCGACGCCGTCTCCAACGTCTCCGCGATCGCGGACTGGGAGCTGGCCAACCGGGTCAAGGGCGAGAAGATCGACGGCCTGGCCGCCGCGATGGCCCGCCAGGCCGGCGAGGCCGTCCTGCGCCACCCCGGCGGCATCGGCGACAACGACTTCCTCCAGGTGCTGGCCGAGGCGCTGGTGCTCAGCGGCATCGCCATGTCGGTCTCCGGCGACTCGCGGCCCTCCTCGGGCGCCTGCCACGAGATCAACCACGCCTTCGACCTCCTCTTCCCCGAGCGCGCGGCCGCCCACGGCGAGCAGTGCGGCCTGGGCGCGGCCTTCGCGATGTACCTGCGCGGGGCCCACGAGGAGTCCGCCAACATGGCCCGGGTCCTGCGGCGGCACGGGCTGCCGGTGCTGCCCGAGGAGATCGGGTTCACTCCCGAGGAGTTCTTCCGGGCCGTGGAGTTCGCACCCCAGACGCGGCCCGGCCGCTACACGATCCTCGAGCACCTCGACCTCACCACCGACCAGATCAAGGACCTGTACGCCGACTATGTCAAGGCCATCGGTAGCTGA